Proteins encoded in a region of the Psychromicrobium lacuslunae genome:
- a CDS encoding serine/threonine-protein kinase gives MEQVLCGRYRLSERIGIGACAAVFSARDLQLNRHVAVKIFAADSADVRRQEQEIRALTKVQHPFLISLFDCGIYETELDAPRAFMVMELIDGRDLRSLLSEAPGSVGLRPAKTARFGWALAEALAAVHAAGVVHRDVKPANILIGSSQLPILCDFGVARLNDSAEATSPGQTIGTASYLSPEQALGEAVHPSADIYSLGLVLLECLSGEKAFPGTALEASLARLLRDPVIPDQLEPGWQRLLTAMTQREPLLRPSATDCAEALFELQLPVPAHR, from the coding sequence ATGGAGCAAGTTTTGTGCGGCCGATATCGGCTGTCCGAACGAATTGGTATAGGTGCCTGCGCGGCGGTGTTCAGCGCCCGTGACCTTCAGTTGAACCGTCATGTCGCGGTAAAAATCTTTGCTGCGGACTCGGCGGATGTGCGTCGGCAAGAACAAGAAATTCGTGCCCTCACAAAAGTGCAGCATCCCTTCCTGATCAGCCTTTTTGATTGCGGAATTTACGAAACCGAGTTGGATGCACCGCGGGCTTTTATGGTGATGGAACTCATCGACGGCCGAGACCTACGCAGCCTGCTCAGCGAAGCCCCCGGGTCAGTCGGCCTGAGACCTGCTAAGACCGCACGCTTCGGCTGGGCTTTGGCCGAAGCGTTAGCCGCAGTACATGCCGCGGGTGTGGTGCATCGTGACGTCAAACCCGCGAATATCTTGATCGGCAGTTCCCAATTACCCATTTTGTGCGACTTTGGCGTCGCTCGACTCAACGATTCCGCCGAGGCCACCAGCCCCGGTCAGACTATTGGCACCGCCAGTTACCTCAGCCCCGAGCAAGCTCTCGGTGAGGCAGTGCATCCCAGTGCTGATATCTACTCCCTGGGCCTCGTGCTGCTGGAGTGTCTGAGCGGCGAAAAGGCGTTTCCTGGTACTGCTTTGGAAGCCTCGCTGGCGCGGCTGCTGCGAGATCCGGTGATTCCGGACCAACTAGAGCCGGGCTGGCAGCGGTTGCTGACCGCCATGACCCAGCGCGAGCCACTGTTACGTCCCAGTGCCACAGACTGCGCCGAGGCGCTCTTCGAACTGCAGCTTCCGGTACCCGCGCACCGCTGA
- a CDS encoding fumarylacetoacetate hydrolase family protein yields the protein MTQQVDETFLQSVGKVIAVHINYPSRAAQRGRTPKLPSYFLKPSSSLSISGQLERPAGCELLGYEGEIALIIGTPARRVSPEEAWQHVQWVTASNDLGVYDLRYADKGSNLRSKGGDGFTPIGPGLMSAREIDPTQLTVRTWLNNELVQDDETSTLLFPFSQLIADLSQLLTLETGDVVLTGTPAGASVAVPGDVVEVEVSNGTLSSGRLRTEVTEGTVPLAEFGAQPKVDDLQRAEAWGTPAAETKATLTSELKTKLLRVATATLSSQLRKRGFNNVSIDGLSPTRPGEKVVGTARTLRYVPNREDLFKEFGGGYNAQKRAIDSLKEGEVLVMEARGEKGTGTLGDILALRALHNGAAAIISDGGVRDYTAVAELELPVFAANPHPAVLGRRHVPWAVDETVACGGSTVQPGDIIVADDDGILVIPPSLAEELANDSLQQEHEETFIAEMVRAGHGVDGLYPMNAEWKSKYTSWASQNPLEA from the coding sequence ATGACGCAGCAAGTTGATGAAACGTTCCTGCAATCAGTGGGCAAGGTGATTGCTGTGCATATCAACTACCCCTCTCGAGCAGCGCAGCGTGGCCGAACCCCCAAGCTGCCCTCCTACTTCCTCAAGCCGAGCAGTTCGCTGAGCATCTCGGGTCAACTAGAACGGCCAGCTGGTTGCGAATTACTGGGTTACGAAGGTGAAATTGCGCTGATTATTGGCACCCCAGCCCGCAGAGTCTCCCCCGAGGAAGCCTGGCAGCACGTGCAGTGGGTCACCGCGAGTAACGACCTCGGCGTCTACGATTTGCGCTATGCAGACAAAGGCTCCAATTTACGATCAAAGGGCGGTGATGGCTTCACCCCGATCGGACCGGGCCTGATGAGCGCGCGCGAGATCGACCCCACTCAGCTGACGGTGCGGACCTGGCTCAATAACGAACTGGTGCAGGACGACGAGACCAGCACTCTACTCTTTCCCTTCAGCCAGCTGATCGCCGATCTGAGCCAGCTGCTCACCCTGGAAACCGGAGACGTGGTCCTGACCGGAACCCCGGCGGGAGCCTCGGTCGCGGTGCCCGGCGACGTGGTCGAGGTCGAAGTTAGCAATGGCACGCTTTCCAGCGGTCGACTGCGCACCGAGGTAACCGAAGGAACCGTCCCGCTGGCTGAGTTTGGCGCGCAACCGAAAGTTGATGATCTGCAGCGGGCTGAGGCCTGGGGCACTCCAGCAGCCGAAACCAAAGCAACGCTCACCTCGGAACTCAAAACCAAGCTGCTCAGGGTTGCTACCGCTACCCTCTCCTCGCAGCTACGCAAACGCGGCTTCAATAACGTCAGCATTGACGGGCTCAGCCCCACTCGGCCAGGCGAAAAGGTCGTCGGTACCGCGCGCACGCTGCGTTATGTGCCCAATCGAGAAGACCTCTTTAAGGAATTTGGCGGCGGCTATAACGCGCAAAAACGGGCCATCGACTCGCTCAAAGAGGGCGAGGTGTTAGTGATGGAAGCGCGCGGCGAAAAAGGCACTGGCACACTCGGTGATATTTTGGCGCTGCGAGCTCTGCACAACGGGGCTGCCGCCATTATTTCCGACGGCGGGGTCCGCGACTACACCGCGGTGGCTGAATTAGAACTGCCGGTCTTCGCCGCCAACCCACACCCCGCCGTACTCGGGCGCCGCCACGTGCCCTGGGCTGTCGATGAAACCGTGGCTTGCGGCGGCAGTACCGTACAGCCAGGGGACATCATCGTTGCCGACGACGACGGCATCCTCGTCATCCCGCCGAGCCTGGCCGAGGAGCTAGCAAACGATTCCTTGCAACAAGAACACGAAGAAACCTTCATCGCTGAAATGGTTCGCGCCGGCCACGGCGTCGACGGGCTGTACCCAATGAACGCCGAGTGGAAGAGCAAGTACACCAGCTGGGCCAGCCAGAATCCGCTCGAAGCATGA
- a CDS encoding GntR family transcriptional regulator, with translation MNSGTPSSSNNSSKSELAYHSIRDRILSGDYSPGHRLVLSRIAEQLSVSVVPVREAIRRLEAEGLLTFERNVGATVAGIDRDEYLFTMQTLSIVESAATALALPALGSDDLAKAQQINHEMENCLARFDPVRFTELNHDFHQVLYQNCPNPHLLDLVHRGWNRLGALRSSTFNYIPGRAEQSVQEHQALLDLIAAKASADEVERACRAHRNATLNAYLSPEQPASETAQLTSSLSTNSLPKEIHQ, from the coding sequence ATGAACAGCGGTACACCTAGCTCGAGCAATAACTCAAGTAAATCCGAGCTGGCCTATCATTCGATCCGGGATCGGATCCTCAGCGGCGACTACTCCCCCGGCCACCGCTTGGTGCTCTCCCGAATCGCCGAGCAACTGAGCGTTAGCGTGGTTCCGGTCCGGGAAGCCATTCGGCGCTTAGAGGCCGAGGGCCTGCTCACCTTCGAACGCAATGTCGGAGCCACCGTTGCCGGTATCGACCGCGACGAGTATCTCTTCACTATGCAGACCCTGAGCATTGTCGAGAGCGCCGCGACCGCGCTGGCGCTGCCAGCCCTGGGTAGCGACGACCTGGCCAAAGCGCAGCAGATCAACCACGAGATGGAGAACTGTCTGGCACGCTTCGACCCGGTTCGGTTTACCGAGCTGAATCACGATTTTCATCAGGTGCTCTACCAGAATTGCCCCAATCCGCACCTGCTAGATCTGGTTCACCGTGGTTGGAATCGGCTCGGCGCCTTGCGCAGTTCTACCTTCAACTACATTCCCGGGCGTGCAGAACAGTCAGTGCAGGAACATCAAGCGCTGCTCGATTTAATTGCCGCCAAGGCAAGTGCCGACGAGGTCGAACGCGCCTGCCGAGCCCACCGCAACGCCACCCTGAACGCATACCTCAGTCCGGAGCAGCCAGCCTCCGAGACAGCCCAGTTAACTAGCTCACTATCGACCAACTCATTACCGAAGGAGATTCACCAGTGA
- the dapA gene encoding 4-hydroxy-tetrahydrodipicolinate synthase produces the protein MKFRSDPAKNFGGSFAAMFTPFTEQGSVDHDSLRAMVEWQIASGSHGVTIGGSTGEPGAQSVEERAEAIRTVAAATADRVPFLAGTGTAQLPETLELTQVAVDAGADASMIITPYYARPTQEALYQWYATIAREFPQMPFIIYNVPSRTAVDIAPETVGRLFKDFENIVGIKETTKDFEHFSRVLHLAGKDLLVWSGLELLCLPLMALGGVGFISALANIAPKASAEMYNAWIEGDLETAQRIHYGVHPLVDLLFAETNPAPAKWLMAQRGLIASDYVRPPLIRPTENGLKTINSLLLAGKDYLTPVPGNHENSQEA, from the coding sequence GTGAAGTTCCGTTCCGACCCAGCCAAGAATTTTGGCGGCTCGTTTGCTGCCATGTTCACCCCTTTCACCGAGCAGGGTTCGGTGGATCACGACTCACTACGTGCCATGGTCGAATGGCAGATCGCCTCCGGCTCGCACGGCGTCACGATTGGCGGGTCGACCGGCGAACCCGGCGCACAATCCGTCGAGGAACGTGCCGAAGCAATCCGCACTGTTGCCGCTGCCACCGCGGACCGAGTGCCCTTCCTGGCCGGCACCGGCACCGCGCAGCTGCCGGAAACCCTTGAGCTCACTCAGGTCGCCGTCGATGCCGGGGCAGACGCCTCGATGATCATCACGCCGTACTATGCCCGGCCCACTCAGGAAGCGCTCTACCAGTGGTACGCCACGATTGCCCGCGAGTTCCCACAGATGCCGTTCATTATTTACAACGTACCCTCACGTACCGCCGTCGATATTGCCCCGGAGACGGTGGGCAGGCTGTTCAAAGATTTCGAGAACATCGTCGGCATCAAAGAGACCACCAAGGACTTTGAGCACTTTTCCCGAGTGTTGCACCTTGCTGGCAAGGATCTGCTGGTCTGGAGCGGTCTGGAACTGCTCTGCTTGCCGCTCATGGCACTCGGCGGTGTTGGATTCATCTCAGCGCTGGCAAATATCGCGCCCAAAGCTTCGGCAGAGATGTATAACGCCTGGATCGAGGGCGATCTGGAAACCGCGCAGCGCATCCACTACGGAGTGCACCCGCTGGTAGATCTGCTCTTCGCGGAGACCAACCCGGCCCCGGCGAAATGGCTGATGGCGCAACGTGGCCTGATTGCCTCGGATTATGTCCGGCCGCCGCTGATCCGCCCTACCGAGAACGGGCTGAAAACCATTAACTCATTGCTCTTAGCCGGCAAAGACTATCTGACCCCGGTTCCCGGTAACCATGAGAATTCCCAGGAGGCCTGA
- the hpaE gene encoding 5-carboxymethyl-2-hydroxymuconate semialdehyde dehydrogenase, whose product MTQHYIPENLPEKIQHYINGKFVDSISGATFEVLDPVSNTSYTTAAAGQKEDIDAAVAAAREAFVNGPWPKLKPRERARVLNKIADAVEEQNDRLAELETFDTGLPIKQARGQALRAAENFRFFADLIVAQFDDAMKVPGAQINYVNRKPIGVAGLITPWNTPFMLESWKLAPALATGNTVVLKPAEFTPLSASLWATIFQEAGLPDGVFNLVNGLGEEAGDALVKHPEVPLISFTGETTTGQTIFRNAAANLKGLSMELGGKSPAVIFEDADLEAAIDSTLFGVFSLNGERCTAGSRILVQRSIYDDFCERYAARAKNIVVGDPHDPATEVGALVHPEHYAKVMSYVEIGKSEGRLLAGGGRPDNLPEGQQDGSYVSPTVFADVAPEARIFQEEIFGPVVAITPFDTDEEALKLANGVKYGLAAYIWTQDLTRAHNFAQNVEAGMVWLNSHNVRDLRTPFGGVKSSGLGHEGGYRSIDFYTDQQAVHITLGAVHTPRFGATELGASK is encoded by the coding sequence ATGACACAGCATTACATTCCGGAGAACCTGCCGGAGAAGATTCAGCACTACATTAACGGCAAATTTGTCGATTCCATCAGCGGCGCAACTTTCGAGGTGCTGGACCCGGTGTCCAATACCAGCTACACCACGGCGGCCGCCGGTCAGAAGGAAGACATCGACGCTGCGGTGGCAGCTGCCCGCGAAGCGTTCGTCAATGGCCCCTGGCCGAAACTCAAGCCTCGCGAACGCGCCCGGGTGCTCAATAAGATCGCCGACGCGGTGGAAGAGCAAAACGATCGATTGGCCGAGCTAGAGACTTTCGATACCGGTCTGCCGATTAAGCAAGCTCGCGGTCAGGCGCTCCGTGCCGCCGAGAACTTCCGCTTCTTTGCGGACCTGATTGTTGCCCAATTCGATGACGCGATGAAGGTTCCCGGCGCACAAATCAACTATGTAAACCGGAAGCCAATCGGCGTCGCCGGGCTGATCACGCCGTGGAATACCCCTTTCATGTTGGAGTCCTGGAAGCTTGCCCCGGCGCTCGCCACCGGCAACACAGTGGTGCTCAAGCCCGCCGAGTTCACCCCACTTTCGGCGTCGTTGTGGGCCACCATCTTCCAAGAGGCCGGCTTGCCGGACGGTGTTTTTAACTTGGTCAATGGACTGGGCGAGGAAGCCGGCGACGCCCTCGTGAAACACCCGGAGGTGCCGCTGATCTCCTTCACCGGTGAGACCACCACGGGCCAAACCATCTTCCGGAACGCTGCGGCGAACCTGAAGGGCCTCTCGATGGAGCTCGGCGGTAAGTCTCCGGCTGTCATTTTCGAGGACGCAGACTTGGAAGCAGCTATCGACTCCACCCTTTTTGGCGTGTTCTCCTTGAACGGCGAGCGCTGCACAGCCGGTTCACGCATCTTGGTGCAACGCAGTATTTACGACGATTTCTGCGAGCGCTACGCTGCCCGGGCGAAGAACATTGTGGTTGGCGATCCACACGACCCGGCCACCGAGGTCGGCGCGTTAGTGCACCCGGAACACTATGCCAAGGTGATGTCCTATGTGGAGATCGGCAAGTCGGAGGGGCGTCTCTTGGCGGGCGGTGGCAGGCCGGACAATCTACCCGAAGGCCAACAGGACGGCAGTTACGTCTCCCCCACTGTCTTCGCCGATGTGGCCCCCGAAGCGCGGATCTTCCAAGAGGAGATTTTCGGCCCGGTGGTCGCGATCACTCCCTTCGACACCGACGAGGAAGCCCTGAAGCTAGCCAATGGCGTGAAGTACGGGCTTGCTGCCTACATTTGGACTCAGGATCTAACCAGGGCACATAATTTCGCGCAGAATGTGGAGGCTGGCATGGTCTGGCTCAACTCACATAATGTGCGGGATCTGCGCACCCCGTTCGGTGGAGTTAAATCCTCCGGCCTAGGCCACGAGGGCGGCTACCGTTCAATCGACTTCTACACCGATCAGCAGGCCGTGCACATCACCCTTGGCGCTGTGCACACCCCCCGTTTCGGGGCAACAGAGCTTGGAGCAAGCAAATGA
- the hpaD gene encoding 3,4-dihydroxyphenylacetate 2,3-dioxygenase: MSASAAETFNAAAPDIVRCAYLELVVTDLAASRAFYVDVLGLHVTEEDDEVIYLRSFEEFIHHNLVLRKGPVAAAAAFAYRVRTPEDVDRAEAWYAERGCRTERRRDGFVKGIGDSVRVEDPLGFPYEFFYETEHVERLTQRYDLYNAGELVRLDHFNQVTPDVPKGRAYLEDLGFKVSEDIKDSDGVTYAAWMYRKQTVHDTALTGGDGPRLHHIAFSTHEKHNIIQICDKMGALRISDRIERGPGRHGVSNAFYLYILDPDGHRVEIYTQDYYTGDPDNPTVSWDVHDNQRRDWWGNPVVPSWYTEASLVLDLDGNPQPVVVREDKSEMAVTVGADGFSYTRQPSEFEEPGEEVGFKLGKQL, encoded by the coding sequence ATGAGCGCATCCGCGGCAGAAACCTTCAACGCAGCAGCACCGGACATCGTCCGCTGCGCCTATCTGGAACTCGTGGTGACAGATCTGGCGGCATCACGGGCGTTCTACGTCGACGTGCTCGGCTTACACGTCACCGAAGAGGACGACGAGGTGATTTACCTACGTTCCTTCGAGGAATTCATTCATCACAATTTGGTGCTCCGCAAGGGACCGGTGGCGGCGGCTGCGGCCTTCGCTTACCGGGTCCGTACCCCGGAGGACGTCGATAGGGCCGAGGCCTGGTACGCCGAGCGTGGCTGCCGCACCGAACGACGTCGTGACGGCTTCGTCAAGGGCATCGGCGACTCGGTGCGGGTGGAAGATCCGCTCGGCTTCCCCTACGAGTTCTTCTACGAAACCGAGCACGTCGAACGGCTCACCCAACGCTACGATCTGTATAACGCTGGCGAGCTGGTGCGTCTCGACCACTTCAACCAGGTCACCCCGGACGTGCCGAAGGGCCGGGCTTACCTCGAAGACCTTGGCTTCAAGGTCTCCGAGGACATTAAGGATTCCGACGGCGTCACCTACGCCGCCTGGATGTACCGCAAGCAGACTGTGCACGATACCGCCCTGACCGGCGGCGACGGGCCTCGCTTGCACCACATCGCCTTCTCCACCCATGAGAAGCACAACATCATCCAAATCTGCGACAAAATGGGCGCGCTGCGGATCTCCGACCGAATTGAGCGTGGTCCGGGCCGACACGGCGTCTCGAACGCTTTCTACCTCTACATCCTGGATCCGGATGGCCACCGGGTGGAGATCTACACCCAGGATTACTACACCGGCGACCCGGACAACCCCACGGTCAGCTGGGACGTGCACGATAATCAGCGCCGCGACTGGTGGGGCAACCCGGTGGTGCCGAGCTGGTACACCGAGGCTTCACTGGTGCTCGACCTGGATGGCAACCCGCAGCCGGTAGTGGTCCGCGAGGACAAGTCCGAAATGGCGGTCACCGTTGGCGCGGATGGTTTCTCCTACACTCGGCAACCCAGCGAGTTCGAGGAACCGGGCGAAGAAGTAGGCTTCAAACTCGGCAAGCAACTTTAG
- a CDS encoding MFS transporter yields MSGTAVTRSKMSTEDRKVLAGTLVGTTIEWYDFFIYAQAAGLVFAQLYFKPLAADSPGLDQLISWASVGISFLFRPLGAIVAGHLGDRVGRKAMLVLTLIMMGASTALIGVLPTYVQIGVWAPLLLTLLRILQGFSAGGEWGGAALMAVEHAPTTKRGLWGSYPQIGVPVGLILASTVIFVMNATLGVEQYLAWGWRVPFLISVLLIVVGYIIRRAVAESPVFKELAERKRESSAPLVQLFRSNTKEVVLTALIFIGNNAVGYLLIAFFSSYATKTLKMPTGTVLVIVMAGAVSWLAFSMFGGSLSDRIGRVRTFQIGYLALIVWMIPMFLLIDSKNIWLFLIAVLVMGFGLGLSYGPMSALYAEMFPVEVRYSGVSIGYALGAILGGAFAPLLAQWLLDNTHWSGSIAIYMIVLCLISIVGVSLVKEPRGARLRVAEVSEQA; encoded by the coding sequence ATGAGCGGGACAGCAGTCACTCGCAGCAAAATGTCCACCGAGGACCGCAAGGTCCTCGCCGGCACCCTGGTCGGCACCACCATCGAGTGGTACGACTTCTTCATTTACGCCCAGGCCGCGGGCCTGGTTTTCGCACAGCTCTACTTCAAGCCGCTGGCAGCGGACAGCCCCGGCCTGGATCAGTTGATCTCCTGGGCTTCGGTGGGGATTTCTTTCCTGTTCCGCCCGCTTGGTGCCATTGTGGCCGGTCATTTGGGCGATCGAGTTGGCCGGAAGGCCATGCTGGTACTCACCCTGATTATGATGGGAGCGTCAACGGCACTGATTGGCGTACTACCGACCTATGTTCAGATCGGTGTTTGGGCTCCGCTGCTACTGACCTTGCTGCGGATCCTGCAGGGCTTCTCGGCGGGCGGCGAATGGGGTGGCGCAGCCTTGATGGCGGTTGAGCACGCGCCGACCACTAAGCGCGGTCTTTGGGGTTCCTACCCACAGATCGGTGTTCCGGTCGGGCTAATCCTGGCTTCGACTGTGATCTTCGTGATGAATGCCACGCTGGGCGTTGAACAGTACCTCGCTTGGGGTTGGCGAGTACCATTCCTGATCTCGGTGTTGCTGATCGTAGTGGGATACATTATTCGCCGCGCGGTCGCCGAAAGTCCCGTCTTCAAAGAACTTGCCGAGCGCAAACGGGAATCCTCCGCTCCCCTGGTCCAGCTTTTCCGCAGCAATACCAAAGAGGTCGTGCTGACCGCACTGATCTTCATTGGTAACAACGCTGTCGGTTACCTGCTGATTGCGTTCTTCTCTTCCTACGCTACCAAGACACTCAAAATGCCAACCGGGACAGTGTTGGTGATCGTGATGGCCGGTGCGGTGAGCTGGCTGGCATTTTCGATGTTCGGCGGCTCGCTCTCAGATCGTATCGGCCGGGTCCGCACCTTCCAGATTGGCTACCTCGCATTGATTGTCTGGATGATTCCGATGTTCTTGTTAATCGACAGCAAGAACATCTGGCTCTTCCTAATTGCGGTATTAGTGATGGGCTTTGGACTTGGTCTCTCCTATGGGCCGATGTCGGCACTCTATGCCGAGATGTTCCCGGTCGAGGTGAGGTACTCGGGGGTTTCCATTGGTTATGCGCTCGGCGCGATTCTGGGTGGTGCCTTCGCTCCGCTACTCGCCCAATGGCTGCTCGATAACACTCACTGGTCCGGCAGCATCGCAATCTACATGATTGTGCTCTGCCTGATCTCGATTGTCGGAGTCTCGCTGGTGAAGGAACCACGCGGTGCCAGGCTGCGAGTGGCCGAGGTCAGCGAGCAGGCCTAA
- a CDS encoding SDR family NAD(P)-dependent oxidoreductase yields the protein MTETETQLTSSQRHQAKVALVTGGGTGIGAAIAGRLVAEGAKVILTGRRPEPLEAAAERLSARAIAADMSAPGEVKAVIEQIVAEFGQLDLVVANAGGHGFSSVAETDDESWRSSMAANLDTAFVTLREALPQLIAQQGSAVIVSSLAGLFAGPNVAGYTVGKHALIGLTKSLARDYGKRGVRVNALCPGWVRTPMADAEMDEYAAAAGIASREEAYRKVTANVPLARPADPAEIAAIASFLGSSEASYITGATIVADGGAHVVDLPTIAFDGVL from the coding sequence ATGACTGAAACCGAAACACAGCTGACAAGTTCGCAGCGTCACCAAGCCAAAGTAGCTTTGGTGACCGGCGGTGGCACCGGGATCGGCGCGGCAATTGCCGGCAGATTAGTTGCCGAAGGGGCAAAAGTGATTCTGACCGGGCGACGGCCTGAACCGCTAGAGGCGGCCGCAGAGCGGCTTTCAGCGCGGGCTATCGCCGCCGATATGTCAGCTCCCGGAGAGGTCAAGGCAGTGATCGAACAGATTGTGGCTGAGTTCGGCCAGCTGGACCTGGTGGTGGCCAATGCCGGTGGGCACGGCTTTTCTTCAGTAGCCGAAACCGACGATGAATCCTGGCGGAGCAGCATGGCCGCAAACTTGGATACCGCCTTTGTCACGTTGCGTGAGGCACTGCCTCAGCTGATTGCCCAGCAGGGAAGTGCCGTCATCGTCTCGTCCCTGGCCGGTTTGTTTGCTGGTCCGAATGTGGCTGGTTACACGGTCGGAAAACATGCTTTGATCGGTCTGACCAAATCCTTGGCCAGGGACTATGGCAAACGAGGTGTCCGGGTTAACGCGCTTTGCCCGGGTTGGGTGCGCACCCCGATGGCGGATGCCGAAATGGACGAATACGCGGCTGCTGCTGGGATCGCAAGCCGTGAGGAGGCTTACCGCAAGGTCACCGCAAACGTGCCCCTGGCTAGGCCTGCCGATCCCGCTGAAATAGCAGCGATTGCCAGTTTCCTTGGTTCATCGGAGGCTTCTTACATCACAGGCGCCACCATCGTTGCCGACGGTGGCGCCCATGTGGTGGATTTGCCCACCATAGCCTTTGACGGCGTGCTTTAG
- a CDS encoding SDR family NAD(P)-dependent oxidoreductase: protein MELGLTGKTVIISGAASGIGRACARAFAEEGANLALIDIDEPAGIALERELAADVPCIFVSADITNEVEVAAAVDSIAGSFGGIDVVIGSAGISGPFGVGFEHISSRDFSRVLEVNVTGQFLLARQTARYLREAKSGNLIFIASDSSFVAAPGMVPYNASKGALLQLTRALSVELSDSAVRVNCLCPSIVDTPMARQDLGIAEGTIELLDFPVQTPEQVAHHVLYLASYCSEPINGTSLVSDFGYLARSAFPA from the coding sequence ATGGAATTAGGACTCACCGGGAAAACGGTGATTATTTCGGGAGCGGCCTCCGGTATCGGTCGTGCCTGCGCTCGAGCCTTTGCCGAGGAAGGGGCGAACCTGGCGCTGATCGACATTGACGAGCCCGCCGGCATTGCCTTGGAGAGGGAGCTAGCTGCCGATGTGCCCTGTATTTTTGTCTCGGCGGATATCACCAATGAGGTAGAGGTCGCCGCTGCGGTGGATTCTATTGCTGGCTCTTTTGGTGGAATTGACGTGGTGATCGGCTCAGCGGGTATCTCCGGTCCGTTCGGGGTCGGATTCGAACACATTTCGAGCCGAGACTTTTCCCGAGTTCTGGAGGTCAATGTCACCGGGCAGTTCCTGCTCGCCAGGCAAACCGCCCGCTATCTGCGCGAAGCGAAGAGCGGCAATCTGATCTTCATCGCCTCGGATTCTAGTTTTGTGGCGGCCCCCGGGATGGTGCCCTATAACGCTTCAAAGGGGGCCCTGCTGCAGCTCACCCGGGCACTTTCAGTCGAACTGAGCGACTCGGCGGTCCGAGTTAATTGCCTGTGCCCCTCAATTGTTGACACCCCAATGGCACGCCAGGATTTGGGCATTGCCGAGGGGACGATTGAGTTATTGGACTTTCCGGTGCAAACACCCGAGCAGGTAGCGCATCATGTGCTGTATCTGGCCTCGTACTGCTCGGAACCCATTAATGGCACCAGCTTGGTGTCAGATTTCGGCTACTTAGCCAGGTCAGCTTTCCCAGCCTGA
- a CDS encoding helix-turn-helix domain-containing protein codes for MTSIAETRPLLAGQPTGAGVNTAVARDFPAWQRLVTESFVPLDVTTDHPDEFHGQLRSRVLDEVSIVEVTAKGHTVFRTPHLIARSDRMYFKLSLQISGTGMLIQDNREAVLEPGDLAVYDTHRPYSLIFDDDFRSMVLMFPHDLIELPVDTVGQLTAVRMAGDSGLGKMISPFLVQLTANLDQLSGASGLRMAHNALDLVTTMFAAELNLGRNNSENPHRALVNKIRDFIELHLGDPELSPAAIANEHFISTRHLHNLFQSEGTTVAHWIRTRRLEHCRRDLRDPVYQHRPVAAIASRWGFIDAAHFSRIFRSAFGESPSNYRNSGHPAG; via the coding sequence ATGACGTCTATCGCCGAGACCCGGCCTTTATTAGCTGGCCAGCCAACCGGTGCGGGCGTCAACACCGCTGTGGCCCGGGATTTCCCAGCCTGGCAACGACTGGTGACCGAGTCCTTCGTACCCCTTGATGTGACCACCGATCACCCGGACGAATTCCACGGTCAGCTTCGTTCCAGGGTGCTCGACGAGGTGTCGATTGTTGAAGTTACTGCCAAAGGCCACACTGTCTTCCGTACCCCGCACTTAATCGCGCGGTCGGATCGGATGTACTTCAAACTCAGCTTGCAGATTTCCGGCACCGGAATGTTGATTCAAGATAACCGGGAAGCCGTTTTAGAGCCCGGCGACTTGGCTGTCTATGACACGCACCGGCCTTATTCGCTGATCTTCGACGATGATTTCCGTTCCATGGTGCTGATGTTCCCGCATGATTTGATCGAGCTGCCGGTGGACACCGTCGGCCAGCTAACCGCCGTCCGGATGGCCGGCGACAGCGGCCTGGGCAAAATGATCAGCCCGTTCTTGGTGCAGCTGACCGCTAATCTCGATCAGCTTTCCGGGGCCAGCGGCTTACGGATGGCGCACAACGCCTTGGATCTGGTGACCACGATGTTTGCTGCTGAACTCAATCTCGGCCGGAACAATTCGGAAAATCCGCACCGTGCCTTAGTGAATAAGATCAGGGACTTCATCGAGTTGCATCTCGGCGATCCGGAGCTGAGCCCCGCTGCCATTGCCAACGAGCACTTCATCTCGACCCGGCATTTACACAATCTTTTCCAGTCTGAGGGCACCACGGTGGCACATTGGATCCGCACCCGGAGACTTGAGCACTGCCGCCGGGATTTGCGTGATCCCGTCTATCAGCACCGTCCGGTGGCCGCCATTGCTTCGCGCTGGGGATTCATTGACGCCGCTCACTTCAGTCGAATCTTCCGCTCCGCCTTCGGCGAATCACCCAGCAATTACCGCAACAGCGGTCACCCAGCGGGCTGA